The Amylolactobacillus amylophilus DSM 20533 = JCM 1125 genome contains a region encoding:
- a CDS encoding ring-cleaving dioxygenase, translated as MTELIGLHHITAIMSDAPKIFDFMTNILGLHLIKKTVNQDDVRTYHLYFTDDQGKAGTDLTFFDFPGIPKGRQGKNGITRIGFRVPNDRALEWWAGHFDKNNVEHTAIKERFGAKYLYFYDFDDQQYQLVSDEKNYGLGGGDYYRYSPIPEEYAIVGLGPSFVTVNYFNRMDKVLTDLMGFKQIDRDGDLYLYELHGNGHGAQIIVENSEIMLDQFQGYGTVHHIAFSVEDEPALREWIDKIRNYNLPNSGFVDRFYFKSEYFRPGIGVLFEIATNGPGFLLDETYEEAGVHLELPPFLESEREDIEAHLVPFNTDSPKGK; from the coding sequence ATGACAGAATTAATTGGCTTGCATCACATTACTGCAATTATGTCGGATGCTCCCAAAATTTTTGATTTTATGACAAATATTCTCGGTTTACACCTCATTAAAAAAACGGTGAACCAAGACGATGTTCGGACCTATCATCTGTATTTCACTGATGACCAAGGTAAGGCTGGTACTGATTTGACATTCTTCGACTTCCCAGGAATCCCTAAGGGTAGACAAGGTAAGAACGGTATTACTAGAATCGGCTTCCGTGTTCCAAATGATCGGGCACTCGAGTGGTGGGCTGGTCACTTTGACAAGAATAATGTCGAGCATACCGCAATCAAGGAGCGTTTCGGTGCAAAGTACCTCTACTTCTACGATTTCGATGACCAACAGTATCAACTGGTCTCTGACGAGAAGAACTATGGCCTAGGTGGCGGTGATTACTACCGTTACTCACCAATTCCTGAGGAATACGCAATTGTCGGCCTTGGACCGAGCTTTGTGACCGTGAACTACTTCAACCGGATGGACAAGGTCCTGACGGATCTGATGGGCTTCAAGCAAATAGACCGCGATGGTGACCTCTACCTCTATGAACTCCACGGTAACGGTCATGGCGCGCAGATTATTGTGGAAAATTCTGAGATTATGCTAGACCAGTTCCAAGGATACGGCACAGTGCACCACATTGCTTTCTCAGTTGAAGATGAACCAGCTCTGCGTGAGTGGATTGACAAGATTCGGAATTACAACTTGCCAAACTCAGGCTTCGTTGACCGTTTCTACTTCAAGTCTGAGTACTTCAGACCGGGCATCGGCGTGCTTTTCGAAATTGCTACAAACGGTCCTGGCTTCCTATTAGACGAAACCTACGAGGAAGCTGGTGTTCACCTAGAGTTGCCACCGTTCCTAGAGAGCGAACGGGAGGACATCGAGGCGCACTTAGTCCCATTCAATACAGATTCACCGAAGGGAAAATAA
- the cls gene encoding cardiolipin synthase, whose amino-acid sequence MDFLVSLWQIIIILNAILALYLVFRRPRSIATTLAWLLVLISFPVLGFILYAFFGRGLAQENLFAINSQEHIGLSKVEEMIPPVPNQAGKTDTTDAGQTIISYFNSKKDAPLTKNNDVSIFTDGHDKFDALFKDIEGAKETINVEYYSFFNDHIGNKFLSLLERKQLEGVQVHLIYDPWGSPGARKSWFEPLTNLGGKVVPFVTARNLIRKYRLNYHLHRKIVVIDGKISWTGGFNVGDQYLGEKKKFGYWRDTHVRIVGSASLLLQERFIMDWNASITTPDDAIIFDTKYFPELNEHLLTEVNVPTQIVSDGPDNDEEFLKNGMTRMMTQAKEKLWIQTPYLIPDDAMIATWQIAARAGVDVRIMIPCMPDHPFIYRATQWYANALTAMGIKIYVYNNGFLHAKTVITDDKFSSIGTMNQDFRSYMLNFEVNAIFYDEAITKKLQDIFIEDMKQSTLLTPEIIKQQSRWLRFKQRLSRLLSPIL is encoded by the coding sequence GTGGATTTTTTAGTCAGCCTTTGGCAAATTATCATTATTCTAAACGCCATTCTTGCGCTCTACCTTGTCTTTCGTAGGCCAAGAAGTATCGCAACCACACTTGCGTGGCTGCTTGTGCTCATCAGTTTTCCTGTACTCGGTTTTATTCTCTACGCATTCTTCGGCCGTGGGCTCGCACAGGAGAACCTCTTCGCCATTAACAGCCAAGAGCATATTGGTTTGAGTAAGGTCGAGGAGATGATCCCACCTGTGCCAAATCAGGCCGGCAAGACCGACACCACTGATGCGGGTCAGACAATCATCTCCTACTTCAACTCTAAAAAAGACGCGCCTCTAACCAAGAACAATGACGTCAGCATTTTCACTGATGGTCATGATAAGTTTGACGCCCTTTTCAAGGATATCGAGGGAGCAAAAGAGACCATCAACGTCGAGTACTACTCGTTCTTCAACGACCACATCGGCAATAAATTTCTCTCACTTCTCGAGAGAAAGCAGCTTGAAGGAGTTCAGGTCCACCTCATCTATGATCCGTGGGGCTCGCCCGGTGCGCGGAAAAGTTGGTTTGAACCACTGACTAATCTTGGTGGCAAGGTTGTCCCCTTCGTTACGGCGCGCAACCTAATTCGTAAATATCGACTCAATTACCATTTACACAGAAAGATTGTGGTCATTGACGGCAAAATCAGTTGGACCGGCGGTTTCAACGTTGGTGATCAGTATCTAGGCGAGAAGAAGAAGTTTGGTTACTGGCGCGACACCCATGTCCGCATCGTTGGGTCTGCGTCGTTGTTACTCCAGGAACGGTTCATTATGGACTGGAACGCCTCCATCACCACACCAGACGACGCAATTATTTTCGACACAAAGTACTTCCCCGAACTAAACGAACACCTCCTAACGGAAGTAAACGTTCCGACTCAAATTGTGTCGGATGGACCCGACAACGACGAGGAGTTCCTGAAGAACGGTATGACCCGCATGATGACTCAGGCGAAAGAGAAGCTTTGGATTCAGACGCCCTACCTTATCCCGGACGACGCCATGATCGCCACCTGGCAGATCGCCGCTCGCGCTGGCGTAGATGTCAGAATCATGATTCCATGCATGCCAGACCACCCATTCATCTACCGTGCTACGCAGTGGTACGCGAATGCGTTAACAGCCATGGGCATCAAAATTTACGTCTACAACAACGGTTTCCTCCACGCAAAGACAGTCATCACGGACGATAAATTTAGCTCAATTGGGACGATGAATCAGGACTTTCGGAGCTACATGCTGAACTTCGAAGTGAACGCCATCTTCTACGACGAGGCCATTACAAAGAAACTACAAGATATCTTCATTGAGGACATGAAGCAATCAACGCTGCTAACACCGGAAATTATTAAGCAGCAATCGCGCTGGCTCCGGTTCAAGCAGCGGCTCTCGCGCCTCCTCTCACCAATTCTCTAA
- a CDS encoding alpha/beta hydrolase produces MAEITANYFFEKCEDNEHPILMLHGTGGNEKDLVPIARLINAKATLIGIRGRLVENGQTRYFNHTASGGFDLESLSSETDWLLEQVDLLAKEHGFDVTKLTVIGYSNGANVAIYSMLEKYVQFRNAILFHPMALKESPKIPRLPENKVWLSHGDRDPIVSADNFEFLVGEINAAGMDYTIFNHQQSHNINRDEMVAAKQWYDEHIL; encoded by the coding sequence ATGGCCGAAATTACAGCAAACTACTTCTTCGAAAAATGTGAGGATAACGAGCACCCAATCTTGATGCTCCATGGCACCGGTGGAAACGAGAAGGATCTTGTGCCGATTGCGCGACTGATCAACGCTAAGGCGACTTTGATTGGTATACGCGGAAGGTTGGTAGAAAATGGGCAAACCCGTTATTTTAACCACACAGCGAGTGGTGGGTTTGACCTCGAGAGTCTGAGTAGCGAGACCGACTGGCTGCTGGAGCAGGTTGACCTATTGGCCAAAGAACATGGATTTGACGTTACTAAGCTGACGGTAATTGGTTACTCCAACGGGGCGAATGTTGCGATTTACAGCATGTTGGAGAAGTATGTCCAGTTTAGAAATGCCATCCTGTTCCACCCAATGGCCTTGAAGGAATCGCCGAAGATTCCGCGTTTGCCAGAGAATAAGGTCTGGTTATCACACGGTGACCGTGACCCAATCGTGAGTGCGGATAATTTTGAGTTTCTGGTGGGCGAGATCAATGCGGCTGGCATGGACTACACAATTTTCAATCACCAGCAGTCACATAACATCAACCGTGACGAGATGGTTGCAGCTAAGCAGTGGTACGACGAGCATATCTTGTAA
- a CDS encoding YhgE/Pip domain-containing protein, with amino-acid sequence MKKILQLFVLDWKRIFKSPLATLLFVALLILPALYCWFNVWALWDPYSNTSDLKIAVYAEDTGTKFDDKEINVGKELTSQLKHNDKLGWTFVSNKHTVTEGVKSGKYYAGIYVPKNFSKDLLTFVNGKVTKPKLEYYVNTKINAVAPKITDTGASTLQTTISDEFQTTVGKTLVTVLNKAGIDLQNNLPMLQRFASLITETNADLPTIEGYLNEIQTVKQKLPELDEKLDQANQITKFIPEINQFSTKLIAANQYLPLVDNVGQMSLQAQQNIPNIKNAGTLLNNADSNFDNAAETLDTSLTVLQQSSTLLTKLEAAMPDIKQFSQDAESLTTYTKGSLIPALKAALPVVDSTVKSALSIVQTTVTDVNDLSSQLIKLINELQNDPNSAQLKQDIEAILTNMAEDTATITRVNTSLRNTLQNVEDVYNQIAQNAGLPQSTLLQPIISRLDTLIDTAKSSNQLIQDIKENMPQISADELISKLNNLITVNKQISAGIDQLNALNIAGTVSDFLDKTASLLADASKSLQTVNSELLPLVPDLLTNTKTVLNQLTSFLKKVQTDTPIIKSALHGANTLVNDNMGTIVSGINALANLYKGDYPELKLKLTRLMLLAQNDLPRIERELTDAINLANEKMPEVKAGLATADKFIKEDWPTLKAGIQKGSKILDKVEHTVDMDKLIKLLKRDANKEANFLANPVELETNTLYPIPTYGSQSAPFYTALCIWVGALLLSSVISTDFVLSDKQKKQYSKRQQYFARYLTFLVVGLTQAIIVTLGNMFLIHAYVASPVWFVFTTMFIAFAFFSVLYSLVALFGNIGKGIGIIILVLSISGAGGNFPVVLSGKFFQAINPFLPFTYAVNALRETVGGIYWNNFRLDWLFLGGVGLLFLIIGAILITAIHPWIERIHKSAQKSMIIH; translated from the coding sequence ATGAAGAAGATTCTACAATTATTCGTACTTGACTGGAAAAGAATATTCAAGAGCCCCCTAGCCACACTACTGTTTGTGGCCCTTTTAATTCTACCGGCACTATATTGTTGGTTTAACGTTTGGGCCCTCTGGGATCCCTATTCCAACACTTCGGACCTGAAGATTGCAGTCTACGCCGAGGATACGGGCACCAAATTCGATGACAAGGAAATAAACGTCGGGAAGGAACTGACGTCGCAGCTGAAGCATAACGATAAACTCGGCTGGACATTTGTCTCGAACAAACACACCGTTACAGAAGGCGTTAAGAGCGGCAAATACTATGCGGGTATTTACGTACCCAAGAATTTCTCAAAGGACCTACTGACTTTTGTCAACGGTAAGGTGACAAAGCCCAAGCTGGAATATTACGTCAACACCAAGATCAACGCTGTTGCACCCAAAATCACCGATACCGGGGCAAGCACCCTTCAGACCACCATCTCTGACGAATTCCAGACCACGGTCGGTAAGACGCTTGTGACTGTTCTCAACAAAGCCGGGATTGACCTTCAGAATAACCTACCAATGTTACAACGGTTTGCATCCCTCATCACCGAGACAAATGCAGATTTACCGACTATCGAGGGCTATTTGAATGAAATACAGACCGTTAAGCAGAAGCTACCAGAGTTAGATGAGAAGCTGGACCAAGCGAACCAAATCACCAAGTTTATTCCCGAAATAAATCAATTCAGCACCAAATTAATTGCCGCTAACCAATATCTCCCCCTAGTAGATAACGTGGGTCAAATGTCACTACAGGCTCAACAGAACATTCCAAACATCAAAAATGCTGGCACACTTTTGAACAACGCGGACAGCAACTTTGATAATGCGGCGGAGACATTAGACACCAGCCTAACTGTGTTGCAACAGAGTTCAACACTACTGACGAAGCTAGAGGCTGCCATGCCTGATATCAAACAGTTCAGTCAGGATGCAGAGAGTTTAACAACCTACACCAAGGGCTCACTCATTCCAGCCCTGAAGGCGGCCCTTCCCGTGGTTGACTCTACTGTGAAATCCGCCTTAAGCATTGTCCAAACCACTGTCACCGATGTTAATGATCTCTCCAGCCAACTGATTAAATTGATTAATGAACTTCAAAACGACCCCAATAGTGCACAACTCAAGCAGGATATTGAGGCAATCTTAACCAACATGGCGGAAGATACCGCAACTATTACCCGGGTCAACACCAGTCTGCGCAATACGCTCCAAAATGTAGAGGACGTTTACAACCAGATTGCACAAAATGCTGGATTACCACAATCTACATTACTTCAACCGATCATCAGCCGCCTAGACACGCTCATCGATACAGCGAAGTCGAGCAACCAACTCATTCAAGATATCAAAGAAAACATGCCGCAGATTAGTGCCGACGAGCTAATTAGCAAGCTCAACAACCTGATAACAGTCAACAAGCAGATTTCTGCTGGCATCGACCAACTAAACGCATTGAATATTGCCGGAACGGTGAGCGACTTTTTGGACAAAACAGCGTCGTTACTGGCTGATGCAAGTAAGTCACTTCAGACAGTTAACTCCGAGCTATTGCCACTAGTTCCAGACTTACTCACAAACACCAAAACCGTCCTCAACCAATTAACTAGCTTCTTAAAGAAGGTCCAGACTGATACGCCAATAATCAAATCTGCCTTACACGGGGCAAACACGCTAGTTAACGACAACATGGGCACGATTGTATCAGGTATTAATGCGTTAGCGAATCTCTACAAAGGTGACTATCCTGAGTTAAAGCTCAAATTAACACGATTGATGTTACTGGCACAAAACGACTTACCACGCATCGAGCGTGAACTGACTGATGCCATCAACTTAGCAAACGAGAAGATGCCTGAGGTCAAAGCCGGACTGGCTACTGCTGACAAGTTCATCAAGGAGGATTGGCCGACTCTGAAGGCTGGGATCCAGAAGGGTTCGAAGATTCTAGACAAAGTTGAACACACTGTCGACATGGATAAGCTGATCAAGTTGCTCAAAAGAGATGCAAACAAGGAAGCAAACTTCCTTGCTAATCCGGTTGAATTAGAGACGAACACGCTCTACCCAATTCCTACCTATGGCTCACAGAGTGCACCATTCTACACCGCCCTTTGTATCTGGGTTGGTGCCCTACTCCTTTCAAGTGTCATCTCGACAGACTTTGTCCTTTCTGACAAGCAAAAGAAGCAGTATTCGAAACGCCAACAGTACTTTGCGCGTTATCTGACATTCCTCGTAGTTGGGCTCACTCAAGCCATCATTGTGACGCTCGGTAACATGTTCTTAATTCACGCTTACGTTGCGTCACCTGTCTGGTTCGTCTTCACCACAATGTTCATCGCATTCGCCTTCTTTAGTGTCCTCTACTCGCTTGTCGCGTTATTCGGGAACATTGGTAAGGGAATCGGAATCATCATCCTGGTCCTCTCCATTTCTGGTGCAGGTGGTAACTTCCCGGTTGTGCTATCTGGCAAGTTCTTCCAGGCGATTAATCCATTCCTGCCGTTCACTTATGCGGTCAATGCGCTGCGTGAAACTGTCGGTGGTATCTACTGGAACAACTTCAGATTGGACTGGCTCTTCCTCGGTGGCGTTGGGCTCTTGTTCCTGATTATTGGTGCAATCCTCATCACAGCCATCCATCCCTGGATTGAACGGATCCACAAGAGTGCCCAGAAGAGCATGATTATTCATTAG
- a CDS encoding NAD-dependent protein deacylase: MTELQQDLTDYEHIVFLTGAGVSTPSGIPDYRSKGGLYSGHSNPEYLLSHDNLSEHPDSFYRFVMDNMFYPAAEPNIIHRKMAAITNEKGWIITQNVDGLDSKAGAKHLIEFHGNLYDLFCQQCQRKFTYQEYAKSYIHASDGGIIRPRIVLYNESINLDKLSQSAAILSEADLIVLVGTSFRVYPFAQLLNYRNALAKIWVINREPIGEDAELNSIIADATDIFNQI, translated from the coding sequence ATAACAGAACTACAACAAGACTTAACAGATTATGAACACATCGTTTTCCTAACTGGGGCAGGCGTCTCCACGCCCTCGGGCATCCCCGATTACCGCTCTAAAGGAGGCCTATATTCGGGCCACAGCAATCCAGAGTATCTCTTAAGCCATGATAACCTGAGCGAGCACCCAGATAGCTTCTACCGTTTCGTCATGGACAACATGTTCTACCCGGCCGCCGAGCCAAACATTATTCACCGCAAAATGGCTGCCATCACTAATGAAAAGGGCTGGATCATTACACAAAACGTGGATGGTTTGGATAGTAAGGCTGGCGCAAAGCATCTGATTGAGTTTCACGGTAATTTATATGACTTGTTTTGTCAGCAGTGTCAGCGCAAATTCACGTACCAAGAGTATGCTAAATCATACATCCACGCTTCGGATGGCGGTATCATCAGGCCGAGAATCGTCCTCTACAACGAGTCCATCAATCTGGACAAGTTAAGCCAATCTGCAGCAATCCTTAGTGAAGCAGACTTAATCGTCCTAGTCGGTACGAGCTTTCGCGTCTATCCCTTTGCGCAACTACTCAACTACCGTAACGCCCTAGCGAAGATCTGGGTTATCAACCGCGAACCGATTGGCGAAGATGCAGAACTCAATAGTATCATCGCCGACGCCACGGATATTTTCAATCAAATATAA
- a CDS encoding GNAT family N-acetyltransferase, whose translation MKRFELYHPIMTKRYNLDWLNKFTVKEINPLRANQDVALSAGRTADFDLEATVKFIQDAMRQVMKDQSLIWGIAERSSKEFLGEFALLNYDAEERTMELHYELLPAAQNHGVMTEILKHMIEFSFKELGLQYLKAVTPINNVVAQHQLEQLGFARTIQTKQSIHYRLYSTEQ comes from the coding sequence ATGAAACGCTTTGAACTATACCATCCCATCATGACCAAAAGATATAATCTCGACTGGCTCAACAAATTCACGGTCAAGGAGATTAATCCTTTAAGAGCTAACCAAGATGTTGCACTGAGTGCCGGCCGCACTGCTGATTTCGATTTAGAAGCCACTGTGAAGTTTATTCAAGATGCCATGCGCCAGGTAATGAAAGATCAATCGCTTATTTGGGGCATTGCAGAACGCTCCTCAAAGGAGTTTCTAGGCGAATTTGCGCTACTAAACTATGACGCAGAAGAGCGTACAATGGAACTGCACTATGAGTTGTTACCTGCGGCGCAGAATCATGGCGTAATGACCGAGATTCTAAAGCACATGATTGAGTTCTCATTTAAGGAACTTGGCCTGCAGTATCTAAAGGCAGTCACACCAATTAACAATGTGGTGGCACAACACCAGTTAGAACAGCTCGGTTTTGCACGGACCATTCAAACTAAACAAAGCATCCATTACAGACTCTATTCAACTGAACAGTAA
- a CDS encoding Fic family protein, which translates to MTKFPDKIVLNRATNIRYARQNFTNLVHTSARFEGVNTTLSQTQTIIDGMAVSDVSLADINVIVDLKRAWQFVTETAEPVTLAFAQKVNRIVAAHDSLAPGEFRTGRGAVTLGLDEQFIPELVDETKENQFLHELFNADISTTDKALTLMFHLMRGQLFWDGNKRTATLVANKVMIDDGAGLINVPLDHWEEYNNQIASFYHTGELGPIKAWAYDIAVQVPQI; encoded by the coding sequence ATGACAAAATTTCCAGATAAAATAGTTCTTAATCGGGCAACTAATATCAGGTATGCACGACAGAATTTCACTAATTTAGTTCACACTAGTGCCAGGTTCGAAGGAGTGAATACTACCTTGTCCCAGACCCAGACAATCATCGATGGAATGGCTGTTTCCGATGTTTCGTTAGCTGATATTAACGTGATTGTGGACCTGAAGCGGGCGTGGCAGTTCGTTACGGAAACGGCTGAACCCGTCACACTAGCTTTTGCTCAAAAAGTTAACCGAATCGTAGCCGCACATGATTCTTTAGCTCCAGGCGAGTTTAGAACGGGTCGTGGAGCTGTGACGCTCGGGTTGGATGAGCAATTTATACCTGAGTTGGTTGATGAAACTAAGGAAAATCAATTTTTGCATGAACTTTTCAATGCTGATATCTCGACGACAGATAAGGCACTAACGTTGATGTTTCATTTGATGCGTGGTCAATTATTTTGGGACGGTAATAAGAGAACCGCAACACTTGTCGCCAACAAAGTCATGATTGACGACGGTGCCGGCCTAATCAACGTTCCATTAGATCACTGGGAAGAATATAATAATCAGATTGCGTCCTTCTATCATACTGGTGAGTTAGGACCCATCAAGGCATGGGCATACGATATTGCCGTGCAGGTCCCGCAAATCTAG
- a CDS encoding DUF6036 family nucleotidyltransferase yields the protein MEYIKLFDSLNKKLARENLELDIHCVGGFVLEYYGLKATSDIDAFYESNEKIDRLIDEVGNEYGVGTNSSPWLNNSIQNIISNNNLDQETTIYAGTNLTVNIASLETIFEDKIVSSRVKDREDIKELMIALNKHDLASIMKIYEYSDGTTDPAVIVEAYINAFGRGSFDEQVRDNPELKRYLI from the coding sequence ATGGAATATATTAAATTATTTGATAGCTTAAACAAAAAACTCGCTCGTGAAAATTTAGAATTGGATATTCACTGTGTAGGTGGCTTTGTTCTAGAGTATTATGGATTAAAAGCTACCAGCGATATTGATGCGTTTTATGAATCTAACGAAAAGATAGATAGATTAATTGACGAAGTTGGTAATGAATATGGTGTAGGGACTAACTCCAGTCCTTGGCTGAATAATAGTATTCAAAATATCATTTCTAACAACAATTTAGACCAAGAGACTACCATTTACGCAGGTACAAACTTAACAGTCAATATTGCTTCACTTGAAACTATATTTGAAGATAAAATTGTATCTTCTAGGGTAAAAGATAGAGAAGATATTAAAGAGTTGATGATTGCTTTAAACAAACATGATTTAGCAAGTATAATGAAAATTTATGAATACTCCGATGGAACTACTGATCCGGCGGTAATTGTTGAAGCCTATATTAACGCTTTTGGGAGGGGTTCATTTGATGAGCAGGTCCGTGATAATCCAGAATTGAAGAGGTACTTGATATGA
- a CDS encoding ribonuclease H family protein, with translation MKYYAVRKGRITGIYYNWDDTKRQVDGFPGAVYKSFSSVQDAKAFLAGEEPARIQSSKLPTPTQQKAPVKQPKLAQYAAIIYTDGGSRNTGNVAGGHVRTGDKAAWAYLIQVAGQNISASAGELGATNNKMEITALLAAMRKLIELGLNEQKLLFVLDSQYVLQAFTKRWIYGWAKRGWTRSAGELANKELWQDIYRLLPRFKQMNFEWTKGHENNQGNVFVDELLNQTMDRM, from the coding sequence ATGAAATACTACGCAGTAAGAAAAGGCCGAATTACGGGAATTTATTACAATTGGGACGATACGAAACGGCAGGTTGATGGCTTTCCCGGAGCTGTCTACAAGAGTTTTAGCTCTGTACAAGACGCCAAGGCCTTTCTGGCAGGTGAGGAGCCAGCTAGGATACAGAGTTCTAAACTCCCGACACCTACCCAACAAAAGGCTCCGGTGAAGCAGCCAAAGCTAGCTCAATATGCTGCAATCATTTACACGGACGGTGGTTCGCGGAATACTGGTAATGTTGCCGGTGGGCATGTGCGAACAGGCGATAAAGCAGCCTGGGCCTACTTGATACAGGTGGCTGGCCAGAATATCTCTGCCTCGGCAGGTGAACTTGGGGCGACTAATAACAAGATGGAGATTACCGCGTTGTTGGCAGCTATGCGGAAATTAATTGAGCTGGGCCTAAATGAACAGAAACTATTGTTCGTGTTAGACTCGCAATATGTCCTGCAGGCTTTCACGAAGCGGTGGATCTACGGCTGGGCTAAGCGTGGTTGGACTAGATCTGCCGGAGAACTAGCTAACAAAGAGCTGTGGCAGGACATTTATCGGTTACTACCCCGTTTCAAGCAGATGAATTTCGAATGGACGAAGGGCCATGAGAACAATCAGGGCAACGTGTTCGTCGATGAGTTGTTGAATCAGACCATGGATCGGATGTGA
- a CDS encoding alpha/beta hydrolase, with protein MATFPPTRFLLNLHRKKIIDHSTIEEKPHHLTQIPVIYIHGFRGGDYTTKVMVDEALKQKGNPKFLKVTVDLFKNVTLEGTWTADENPVIQLIFQQKIVGVYAICYYLNYILPFLAKKYHFVKYNAVGHSLGAPSIIRTEMKSPKRKSSFPHLQKVALVAGPFDGVMFLGDIPNVNYLNRRGRPLLMNLSYLSMLLNRRKFPENISVLNVYGNVEDETNTDKFISVVSAKSIRYILAPIVRRFSEVEVRGAAAEHSEMHDNQLVIGIVNSFIYSNK; from the coding sequence ATGGCGACTTTCCCTCCCACCCGCTTTCTGCTAAACCTCCACCGCAAGAAAATAATCGATCATTCAACCATTGAGGAGAAGCCCCACCACCTGACCCAGATTCCCGTCATTTACATTCACGGCTTCCGGGGGGGCGACTACACAACAAAGGTGATGGTCGACGAGGCACTGAAGCAGAAGGGTAACCCCAAGTTTCTGAAGGTGACGGTCGACCTCTTCAAGAATGTGACACTAGAGGGCACATGGACCGCTGACGAGAATCCTGTTATACAACTGATTTTCCAGCAGAAGATTGTTGGGGTATACGCAATTTGCTACTACCTCAACTATATTCTACCGTTCCTGGCCAAAAAATATCATTTCGTCAAGTACAATGCAGTCGGGCACAGCCTTGGTGCACCAAGTATTATCAGGACTGAGATGAAGTCACCGAAGCGAAAGAGCTCGTTTCCCCACTTACAGAAGGTAGCCCTCGTGGCGGGTCCGTTTGACGGCGTAATGTTTCTCGGCGATATCCCAAACGTCAACTATCTCAACCGGCGGGGCCGCCCACTCCTGATGAATCTGAGCTATCTCAGTATGCTACTCAACCGCCGTAAGTTTCCGGAGAACATCTCGGTTTTGAACGTCTATGGTAACGTCGAAGACGAGACCAACACAGATAAATTTATCTCCGTCGTTTCCGCCAAATCGATTAGGTACATCCTGGCACCAATCGTGCGGCGGTTCAGCGAGGTTGAGGTGCGCGGAGCAGCAGCCGAACACAGCGAGATGCACGATAACCAACTGGTAATCGGGATCGTCAACAGTTTCATCTATTCGAACAAATAA
- a CDS encoding zinc metallopeptidase yields the protein MFPFFFDPYYFLVIIGLLITGWAAINVKSTFARYDKVRSHKNITAREAAEYILEHAGIHDVEVRQISGNLTDNYNGRDKTLNLSDSTANSTSVAAIGVAAHEVGHAIQDAHNYQPMRLRAGLVPVVNLGSTLAMPLILIGIILGMNQTLIYAGIWAFAAVVLFQLVTLPVEFNASNRAIAILGESALLDSTEIPAVKKVLRAAALTYVAAVLSTLLQLLRLVLLFTNRDD from the coding sequence ATGTTTCCATTCTTCTTTGACCCATACTATTTCCTAGTAATCATTGGCCTCCTAATAACTGGGTGGGCCGCAATCAACGTTAAATCAACTTTTGCACGGTATGATAAAGTTCGTAGCCACAAGAACATCACGGCGCGAGAAGCGGCAGAGTACATTCTCGAACACGCCGGCATTCATGATGTCGAGGTACGCCAGATTAGCGGTAATCTAACCGACAACTACAACGGCCGCGACAAGACGCTCAACCTCTCGGATTCAACAGCAAACTCCACATCTGTAGCGGCTATCGGCGTGGCCGCACATGAGGTGGGACACGCAATTCAAGATGCCCACAACTACCAGCCAATGCGCCTCCGCGCGGGCTTAGTACCCGTCGTGAATCTCGGTTCGACCTTGGCAATGCCACTAATCCTCATCGGGATAATTCTCGGCATGAACCAAACCTTGATTTATGCCGGTATCTGGGCTTTCGCCGCAGTTGTGCTTTTCCAACTGGTGACCTTACCCGTAGAATTCAACGCCTCTAACCGTGCCATCGCGATTCTGGGTGAGAGCGCACTCCTAGATAGTACGGAGATTCCCGCAGTCAAAAAGGTGCTGCGTGCTGCGGCCCTAACCTACGTTGCGGCAGTGCTTTCCACATTACTACAGTTACTACGTCTCGTCTTGTTGTTCACGAATCGAGACGACTAA